From a single Anomalospiza imberbis isolate Cuckoo-Finch-1a 21T00152 chromosome 16, ASM3175350v1, whole genome shotgun sequence genomic region:
- the LOC137483852 gene encoding uncharacterized protein: protein MDSQCYPGGCQVVPVWKLVAMWPSEKEEESIILISDDDDDEVQCPDDDDGRESTQGSSVLFVEPQEKSPLQEKKSEELVDEEGDLVVTYCKQANVMPHARHDCPTHPFERRESDTCLPLGKNADICDQCYCYICDKLAAECQLWTAPSLCHCNAHNKSNFWKSQRNFALAGVLATFNLELLELDTELRHGGDLLEKFIRDLSVAYNKYLTGERMCPPGHECCCKPKLPPGQCNVCSSQNFEMVYKYSDVFELVTRFLNQAEQESPKAAAVMLLGAAKQIALHKDPALLRSCQNLGHTASLRIAVPFLFQRITTQLQRMLVLCDFPKMLYEKFVEFFQSISLPCHCFAFSNSLNVLPWDHMSLTTVLKGQNITGQRRQKGRKTYLWEALPVVEARVEKLLEKKKYKEVVRYLRAVKCNENQRLRDLRDLIPFYLCKTGNFLDAAHSLLFPVNSLACCSACRITPCQFKVYLKIFRTGCVPSGNDMLETGPWVTAGSPLRNTVLIKQALKLLYSSKALYRNAKCWSSFIMILGSSDLLEKRGHLLPLALGEPPLGFQENVLAASGSFLEDLKSGVNVSLPSAVFSGQLHHEASLVLAVQAVQQMLCCDLPHLTSFLEIVLAFGKNFWALRLLLDQLSCEEHILCGTASLLLRDLSREEATMLRVWQNLGPQYVGEFLCLFLTCRHKRMQSVGLFSLNVVIENLHLCPWAKQLCTFFHESGLGQLPFGTTAHQEVSKFVSAFGML from the exons ATGGACAGTCAGTGTTACCCTGGTGGCTGCCAGGTGGTTCCAGTTTGGAAGTTGGTGGCCATGTGGCCAtcagaaaaggaggaggagagcatAATCCTGAtcagtgatgatgatgatgatgaagtgCAATGCccagatgatgatgatggaaGGGAGAGCACCCAAGGGAGTTCTGTCCTGTTTGTAGAGCCACAGG AGAAGTCTCCCCTGCAGGAGAAGAAATCAGAAGAACTGGTGGATGAGGAGGGGGATTTGGTGGTCACCTACTGTAAACAAGCCAATGTGATGCCTCACGCCAGACACGACTGCCCCACGCACCCCTTTGA GAGGAGAGAGAGTGATACTTGCCTCCCCCTTGGGAAAAACGCAGATATTTGTGACCAGTGCTACTGCTACATCTGTGACAAACTGGCTGCTGAG TGCCAGCTCTGGACAGCCCCTTCCCTGTGCCACTGCAATGCCCACAACAAAAGCAACTTCTGGAAGTCACAGAGGAACTTTGCCCTGGCTGGGGTCCTGGCCACTTTcaacctggagctgctggagctggacacAGAGCTGCGGCACGGGG GAGATCTCCTAGAAAAATTCATCAGGGATCTTTCTGTAGCCTATAACAAATACCTGACAGGAGAAAGGATGTGTCCCCCAGGACACGAATGCTGCTGCAAGCCAAAATTGCCCCCAGGGCAGTGCAATGTCTGCAGCTCACAGAACTTTGAGATGGTATACAA GTATTCTGATGTTTTCGAGCTGGTAACAAGATTTTTAAATCAGGCAGAACAAGAAAGccccaaagctgctgctgtcatgctgctgggagcagctaaACAGATTGCCCTGCACAAAGACCCTGCTCT GCTTAGGAGCTGTCAGAACCTTGGCCACACTGCTTCCCTAAGGATTGctgtcccatttctgttccAGAG GATCACAACCCAACTTCAGAGGATGCTGGTGTTGTGTGACTTCCCAAAAATGCTGTATGAAAAGTTTGTTGAGTTTTTCCAGTCCATAtcccttccctgccactgctTTGCTTTCTCAAACAG CTTGAATGTTTTGCCCTGGGACCACATGTCACTGACCACAGTTTTAAAAGGCCAGAACATCACTGGGCAGAGgagacagaaaggaaggaagacgTACCTGTGGGAAGCACTCCCTGTTGTGGAGGCTCGAGTGGAGAAactgctggagaaaaaaaa GTATAAGGAAGTTGTTCGGTACCTGAGAGCTGTGAAGTGCAATGAAAACCAAAG GCTCCGAGACCTTCGGGACCTGATCCCATTCTACCTGTGCAAAACTGGGAATTTCCTGGATGCTGCCCATTCCCTGCTGTTCCCTGTGAACAGCCTggcctgctgctctgcctgcaggatcACTCCTTGCCAGTTCAAGGTCTACCTCAAGATCTTCAGGACAGGCTGTGTTCCCTCTGGGAATGACATGCTGGAGACAGGGCCCTGGGTTACAGCTG GCTCTCCCCTGAGGAACACAGTGCTAATTAAGCAGGCACTCAAACTGCTCTACAGCAGCAAGGCACTCTACAGGAAC GCCAAGTGTTGGAGTTCCTTCATCATGATTTTGGGGAGCAGTGATTTGCTGGAAAAGAGGGGGCACCTGCTTCCCTTAGCCCTGGGAGAGCCCCCCCTTGGCTTCCAAGAG AACGTGCTGGCAGCCAGTGGCAGCTTTCTGGAGGATCTCAAGTCTGGAGTTAATGTCTCTTTACCATCTGCTGTTTTCTCTGGTCAG CTGCACCACGAGGCTTCTCTCGTCCTGGCAGTGCAAGCAGTGCAGCAGATGCTTTGTTGTGACCTTCCCCACTTGACTTCCTTCTTAGAGATAGTCCTGGCTTTTGGG AAAAACTTCTGGGCTCTGAGGCTGTTGCTGGACCAGCTTTCCTGTGAGGAGCACATCCtgtgtggcactgccagcctgcTTTTGAGGGACCTGAGCCGTGAGGAAGCCACCATGCTGAGAGT GTGGCAGAACCTTGGCCCCCAGTACGTGGGGGAGTTCCTGTGCCTGTTCCTGACCTGCAGACACAAGAGGATGCAATCTGTGGGGCTCTTCAGCCTCAACGTGGTCATAGAGAACCTGCACCT aTGTCCCTGGGCAAAGCAGCTCTGCACCTTTTTCCACGAGTCA GGGTTGGGGCAGCTCCCCTTTGGCACCACAGCTCACCAGGAAGTTTCCAAGTTCGTCAGTGCTTTTGGGATGCTCTAA